Below is a window of Populus trichocarpa isolate Nisqually-1 chromosome 3, P.trichocarpa_v4.1, whole genome shotgun sequence DNA.
GCATTGAGAATTCCATACAGAATCAGCCAACTGCTGATGGTCATCATCAAGAAAATTCTACTAGTGCTGAGCAGCAGAGTGAACCTCAAGTTAAGATCTCAACATCAAACACGTGTGAAGTCCAAGAAAAAGTTAATGAAAAAACTTGTGCAAGTTCGGATGTCACATGGCAAGGAATAAGCCTGCAGGTTGGAAATTTTGATCCTCCAGAAACTTCCAAAACAACATCACCCTTGAATGGTGACTGGGAAGATAATGAGATAGAAGAGGAGGGGTATTTTGAACAAACCAATTCTGACTGGTTTAGTGATATAGCTCGCCCACGAAGTTACTGGGAAGATCAAAGAAAAGCACGTTATGAAGAGAAGCGTAGTGGTAGCTCAGACAATGATGAGATAAGGCAACTCCTTGAAAGGTAAGATAGTCCACCttgttttccttatttttttttttgccactaAAAAATCACTAAGAGTAGtttccaaagaagaagaaatagaatTATGTGGTGCATAAATTCGATGCTTCAAATTACAAATGCAGAAGAACAGTATCAAGTTTTCTTGCAAGCGATTTGCGAGACAGAATAGACCAACTGATGATGTCTCGTGTACAAAGACAAGTCAGTCAAGAAGATGAAGAACTAGATGAGGACAGTCAGGAGAGAATGGGACAGTTGATGTTGTCTTACTTCCAAAGGCACTCACACTCAGCAGACagtagtgaagaagaagaattggaTGGAGGAAGTGGAGGAGGAGAAACGGCAGGAGAAGAAAGCATATCAGAAGAAGGAAGTCCAACTAGCCATCAAAATATCGAAGCTACTGATTATTTTGATCAATCCTCATCATCTCAGCATTCTAAATATCCGTTCAGGTCATGGAATTTTTCTGATGAACAAGTTGCTGATGCTTGCCAACAGGCTCAAACAAAAGCTTTACACCTAACTCCTCCATCTCAAGTTTCCAATCAAGATAGGCGTTACTCTTCCTCCTTAAGTCATTCATCAATTGTGAGTTATTTCACTtcacagtttcaagttaattacctttcttaaatatcttaatggaaaaataaataacactcTAAACTCACAGGAAATGGAACTCCTGTACGATTTAAAAGGGCACATGGAGCAACTTCAGCGTGAAATGTCTGAACTCCGAAAATCAATTCAGAGCTGCATGGAAATGCAAATGAATTCGCAAAACTACTTGAAGGTGCAGGAAGTACATCCAGGTGAGCTGAGAAAACCGTTTTTCTTTCCTGGAAACaagttaaaacaatttaatcaacctaatattgtaTCATATAGAATCTTTAATGGGGAATTTTATCTTACTTATACTACAAatatttccttctttattttatatttttttgtctctaGTCATCCAAGAAGGTATTACTAGGTAGTAGGCGCAACAGCAAATTCAACCTTAATCTTTAGTGCATATTTGCATATATTCCTCTATTCCTATGTTGTTTAAGGAATGACCTGATGAACAATTCAAGTCCGGAATTATTGCTACAGTTCAAGGGAATGGAAAGAATTCATTTGATAGGAGACTAAACAAACGCAGCTGCTGTATCTGCTACGAAACGCAGGTCGACTCTTTTCTGTATAGGTACCTGCTTGTGAAACCCTTTGTCATTTTGAAACTTCATTGCTACTCCTCTTCAATATCATGAACATTGGTAATAGCTTAATATGATGCCTGATATTTTCAGATGCGGGCATATGTGCACCTGTCTCAAATGTGCGCACGAGCTGCTGCAGAGTAGTGGAAAATGTCCAATATGTCGAGCTCCAATATTGGATGTCGTGCGAGCATACCTGGATTCATGATGCACTGGTGAACGAGTTCTTGCTCTAGAGGACCGTCTTTTTTGTATAACTTAACTCAATTGATGCTGACTTCAGAAACCGGAAAATCCTTTTACTTTGCTTCTTTTACCTGATTTGATCAATATAACCATCTAATCTATGTAGCTGCAATTAATTTGTGATCAATACTGTTTCTCCTTTCCAAATTTACtctgtaaatgttttttttttgtttgttgtttttgagGAGTAACAGATTTTAACAGTCTCGGGAGATTGTTGTTGTCTAATTTACCAAggctcttcttcttcctcctcctcttcttcttcttcagtcTCCTGTCTATTGAATATCATGACTTAGCTAATCGAGAGAAAAATGTAGACATGGACTCGCAGTATGTTTGTGGACGCACGTATGATAATTATGGAGAATAAAGAATGCAgatgttaaggaaaaaaaaaatcagaagctATTTGTgctcttaaattattaaaaggaGGCATGCTAGCTGCAGAATAAAGAATGTGTCACTTTCGTTCCTCCTTTCACTTACCAGAAATGAACAAAACTTGCATAAACGGTTTTCTGTGATCTCTGTACTTCAAGAAAAAGACAAGAGTCTTATCCTATGAAATTTCCCCACATTTTGATATGGAAAACTACtcccactaccagaaaattagtaaataacaatgaaaataccGACAAAAAATATGTCATCACTAATTTCCAATGGAAATGACGATAAAGAATTTTCATCAAGAATTTCCAATAGAAATGACGATGGTTTACGTTTAGGCAGTACTTATCGACAGAATAGccgaaaaactaaaatatttaaaaaattaattaagaattcatcattgattttatcaataatttacaTGTCACTATTTACTAATAAAATTGCCGATGGAGTTTTTCTGTCAAAAAATGTTAATATGTTATAACAAGCATTTCTTCcccttattcttcttcttctcctacTCCTCCTCCTTCCTCTTCCTCCACCTCCTgtcaaaaaaatacaagcaaCCCCCCATTTATCACAAAGTCAGCCATTTCAACCTACATCTATTTCTATCAGTAGTATTagcaaactagaaaaaataatttaaaaaaaaaacaatgaaagataAAGATTTAGATCAACCCTGGTTAACTTATTAACCCCGTGACCTTGGGCACAAGATTTGGATAGCCCCAtagaaaggaaattttttttaaaaaaaatacgaagatcaattctcaaaaaattaaatgttaaagggtgaaattttaaaaaatataattttaaaaaacgaCCTAAAAAAGATCAACGTCAACTTGTTTTAACCTTCAAAACCCATGACCTCATCATGAGGTCAGGACTAAAAAGACCGAGGgatgaagttgaaaataaaacaagcaacaataaaaagaacgagaaccaaattcaatataaaaataaattaaaatcaaatattgatagattaaattgacaataaaactcaattaatacaagggttaaaaattcaaaagaatggAGGCTaaatttgatgtaaaaataaaattaaatcaaataatgatggataaaattgaagaaaaaaaataattacaagaagataaaaaataaaacaaataacaataaaaagaccaaattagatataaaaaataaatgagataacACTTTCATACTTTgacaagaagaagagagagaaaagaaggatgagaagaaaataaatccatCAGAGCTCAACCACTACACCTCTACACACATGTGTTATACCACCCGGAAGAGAACGTTGACGTGATTATAATGATGTCACAGAAAAAAGCATTTCATCACCGTAAGACAACGCACATACCACTAAAAGAGTGTGGGTTGCGccaactactttttttttattaatattttaaatttataaaaagatcaCATCACCTCATATACACCATAAGTATGATAAAACCAAGTGAAAAAGACCCTCCCCTCCAAGAAAGCTTTAGATTTCTTCATCTCGAGGGCATTTAAATAATTGCATCgtacatattaatatttttttatttataaagagatCAAATTGCTCCTTATGCAGCGtgagtattaaaaaaaaaaaaaaacaagttaaaaagaCCACAAAACCTCTCAtggaaagttttaaaaattttttatctcGAGAGTATTTAAGGTAATTACATTAtgcattaaaaatgaaaatgtctATAAAGCCCCTAAACACcagtcctcttttttttttttttttctgctcttAAGGTTATTTTAGTTATAACAGTGTACTCAAACAATGTGAAAAAGACTGGTTTGAACCTCTTAAATTCGACAATAACTAATGTGTCCCTACCATTTAAGTCTGAAGTGACCATACACGTAAGGTCCCTATGAATTCAGAAATTGCCAACGGCTTCCTTCATACTGGGTCTAAAATCATCTGAACATACAATATGAGAAGTCTCTGTTCTCAGCAAGTATATTGATCTacgttttcttttataaatgattTGGTAAATATCATCCAGAATGCTGACACTGAGACATGCCGGCATCAAGGTACACCTCCTGGGGCATTTTGCCCTCCTGTTACCTTGTTGCGAAAACAAATAGGACATAGCCACTTAGCTTTTCCCTTTCATGGGATCAAGATTGGCTTGTTACAGCTCATAAGACAACTTGTGTACTGATGTTCGTTtcaaatccccccccccccttttgtGCTACTGTTAATTGGAATTTGATGTGAGTTTCAGAGGAATTATTGAACTGTGGCATGCAAACTGTGAAAAAACATGAGCTGCTAAAACCATGCTTGATCAATGGTAACAGACCATGAATAAAACCTTCAAAAGTTAAGCTTGAAAGCAAAATTTATCAAGCTATTCCAAGAACATGTGgatgaaaaactaaaagatcTGCTATAATGGCATTGATTTTACATGGGATGAATTGAATCCAGTAATGTTGAGACAGATAAATAcaggggaaagaaaaaaacagctcCAGCAAATTAGTTCCCAGGTTGTGTCAGGTTTTGTTTCCCAAACTTTCTGTAGTGGACATCAGCATACATATTATTGGGGATGTCGCCGATGTCCCACCAAAGAGTAGGTAACTTAGCAACAAGATTGAGCTGTACTTTTCATGATCCGTGACCATTTGTTTCAAAAATGTAGCGGATTGCTCAGGACAGAAGACAAGCTCGACATTTGGTTTTTGTAAAGTACAATAATGCACTTGGGAAGGGTTTCTCTATGAAGAGACACGTCAAGAAAGTCAGgaactgattaaaaaaaaaactaaaagaactcACTATTTCACTTTCACTGTACATACACTCAGAATATA
It encodes the following:
- the LOC7465375 gene encoding uncharacterized protein LOC7465375; the protein is MASSQIEIASSSPFGCVLRDHNRHERCSRESTARAAAAAAFQKNLKGLVGENLRTCISVTSDSASNENPTNRVNSKTDDHHQNLRRLTDNQDNIPKNAHDSSIRSGKQARILDQWAAMQAREMVSTIEMQREKAGLLIASLKKPSSMQQNSQDSENPAGQSNNPRMNKNRGASSLVQIWEARLNQSEACLKRSHSMNNSRTGSVSSQTETASPNTEEKSRQSDIADSNTKKEAFVDCGSAKSAPSSIHFRNTDAGEPEKVKIVDIIRRLTSDSNDDDQPLNGAGDGLSRENRHSSVSDRTEQKVLSQVVNSPKIRGRQAFNDLLLQMEQERHRELGSLGERHAVSKFAQRGRIQCLLRLRFLHRGVGFEDQQRPRSSQSTASSSSDRSQHGSTIMHLRERFSAGIENSIQNQPTADGHHQENSTSAEQQSEPQVKISTSNTCEVQEKVNEKTCASSDVTWQGISLQVGNFDPPETSKTTSPLNGDWEDNEIEEEGYFEQTNSDWFSDIARPRSYWEDQRKARYEEKRSGSSDNDEIRQLLERRTVSSFLASDLRDRIDQLMMSRVQRQVSQEDEELDEDSQERMGQLMLSYFQRHSHSADSSEEEELDGGSGGGETAGEESISEEGSPTSHQNIEATDYFDQSSSSQHSKYPFRSWNFSDEQVADACQQAQTKALHLTPPSQVSNQDRRYSSSLSHSSIEMELLYDLKGHMEQLQREMSELRKSIQSCMEMQMNSQNYLKVQEVHPVQGNGKNSFDRRLNKRSCCICYETQVDSFLYRCGHMCTCLKCAHELLQSSGKCPICRAPILDVVRAYLDS